DNA from Paraburkholderia sp. ZP32-5:
GCAGGGCGTGGTGATTATCTTCGTCGCGTTCGTGCAGCGGGGCAGGCGGTAGAGGCGCGGTAGTAGCTGTGGTGCGGCAACGGTAGTGCAGCGGCAGCAAGGCAACGATGGCAATGCAACGGCAGGTCCGAAAAACGAGGCGCCCGGACGCCTCATCAATGGAGACACAACCATGAAGCAGGTCATTCGAGCGATCGGCGCCGGCATGCTGGCGTTGGGAATACTGGGCACCGTAGGCGCGGCGCGTGCCGACGACAAGGTCACGCTGGGCGTCGCGATTCCGACGGCCGACCACGGCTTTACCGGCGGCATCGTCTGGTGGGCGAACAAGGCGAAGGCCGATCTGGAGAAAGCGCATCCCGATCTGAAGGTGATCGTGAAGACCGCGGCCGGCGCGCCCGAGCAGGCGAACCAGTTGCAGGATCTCGTGACCGTCAACAAGATCAACGCGCTGGTGATCTTCCCGTTCGAATCGGCTTCGCTGACGCAGCCGGTTGCGCAGGTGAAGAAAAAAGGCGTGTACGTGACGGTCGTCGATCGCGGGTTGACCGACACCAGCGCGCAGGATGCGTATGTGGCCGGCGACAACACCGCGTTCGGCAAGATCCCCGCCGAGTATCTGGCGAAAGCGCTCGACGGCAAGGGCAATATCGTCGCGCTGCGCGGCATTCCGACCACGCTCGACAACGAGCGCTGGACTGCCTTCACCGGCGTGATGAAGAACTATCCGGACATCAAGATTCTCGATGCGAAGTACGCGAACTGGAATCGCGACGACGCGTTCAAGGTGATGCAGGACTATCTGACGCGCTTCAAGCACATCGACGCGGTATGGGCCGCCGACGACGACATGGCCGTCGGCGTGATCAAGGCGATCGATCAGGCCAAGCGCAACGACATCAAGATCGTGTTCGGCGGCGCGGGCTCGAAGGGCATGGTGAAGAACGTGATGGACGGCGCGCCGATGATCAAGGCCGACGTGTCGTACTCGCCGAAATTCATCTACGACGCGATCAAGCTGACCGCCGAAGCGCGTCTGAAGGGCGACAAGCTGCCGGCCACGACGATCATTCCGTCGGTGCTGATCACGAAGGAAAACGCGCAGCAGTTCTATTTCCCGGACTCGCCGTTCTGAGTGATGGGTAGCGCGCGCACGCGTCCGGCGAGAGCAACGGACGCGGCCCGCGCGCGCCAGCTTCGAGGAGCCGTACGATGAAAACCATCAAAGGTCCGGCGATCTTTCTCGCCCAGTTCATGGGCGACGACGTGCCGTTCGACAATCTCGCGCATCTGGCGGGCTGGGCCGCCGGCCTCGGCTTCAAGGGCATTCAGGTGCCGTGCGACTCGCGCCTGATCGATCTCGACAAAGCGGCCACGAGCGACGCGTATTGCGACGAACTGCGCGAAACGGCCGACAACGCGGGTGTGACCATCACCGAGCTGTCGACCCATCTGCAAGGCCAACTGGTCGCCGTGCATCCGGCCTACGACACGTTGTTCGACGGCTTCGCCGCGCCGCAGGTGCGCGGCAATCCGGCGGCACGCACGCAATGGGCGAGCGAGCAGATGAAGCTCGCCGCGCAGGCATCGCAGCGGCTGGGACTGACCACGCATGTGTCGTTTTCGGGCGCGCTCGCGTGGCCGTATCTATACCCGTGGCCGCAGCGGCCGGCCGGTCTCGTCGAAGCCGCGTTCGACGAACTCGCGCGCCGCTGGAGCCCGATTCTCGATGCATTCGATGCGGCCGGCGTCGACGTCTGCTACGAGTTGCATCCGGGCGAGGACCTGCACGACGGCGTCACGTTCGAACGCTTTCTCGACGCGGTCAAACAGCATCCGCGCGCGAATATCCTGTACGACCCGAGCCATTTCGTGCTGCAACAGCTCGATTACCTTGCGTTCATCGATATCTATCACGAGCGCATCAAGGCGTTTCATGTGAAGGACGCGGAGTTCCGGCCCACCGGCAAGCAGGGCGTGTATGGCGGCTATAGCGGCTGGGTCGAACGGGCGGGACGCTTTCGCTCGCTCGGTGACGGGCAGATCGATTTCGGCGCGATCTTCTCGAAGATGGCGCAGTTCGATTTTCCGGGTTGGGCCGTGCTCGAATGGGAGTGCGCGTTGAAGCATCCGCACGACGGCGCACGCGAGGGTGCGGAGTTTATTCGCCGCCACATCATCCGCGTGGCCGAGCATGCATTCGACGATTTCGCCGGCAGCGGCGTCGATGACGCGCAACTGAAAAGCGTGCTCGGGATTTGATCTAACGCGTTGATAACGGCTGCAGCGGCTCGACGCAAGGAGCGTGAAGCAATGCAACGAAGAAGGCTCAGACTCGGCATGGTCGGCGGCGGGCAGGGCGCGTTCATCGGCGCCGTGCATCGGATCGCCGCGCGGCTCGACGACTGCTTCGAACTGGTGGCGGGCGCGTTGTCGTCCGATCCGCAACGCGCGCAGGCGAGTGCTGTCGAGGCCGGTATCGCGCGCAGCTACGCGGACTGGCGCGAGATGGCGCGCGCCGAAGCCGCGCGCGACGACGGCATCGACGCGGTCGCGATCGTCACGCCGAATCATCTGCATGCGCCGGTCGCGACAGCGTTTCTCGAAGCGGGCATTCACGTGATCTGCGACAAGCCGTTAGCGGTTTCGCTCGCAGAGGGTGAAGCACTCGCGCGGCTCGCACGCGACAAGAAGCGGCTCTTTGCGTTGACGCATACGTATTCCGGCTATCCGCTGGTGCGGCATGCGCGCGAGCTGGTCGAGCGCGGCGAGTTGGGCGACATACGTGTCGTGCAGGTCGAATATGCGCAGGACTGGCTCGCCGAGCCGGTCGAAGCAAGCGGCACGAACAGGCAGGCAGGGTGGCGCACCGATCCGGCGCTGGCCGGGCCCGCTGGTTGTCTCGGCGATATCGGCACGCACGCGTATCAGCTTGCCGCGTTCGTGACCGGGACGATGCCGGACGCGCTAGCGGCGGAAGTGCATACGTTCGTGCCGGGACGCCGTATCGACGATCACGTGCAGGCGATGCTGCGCTATTCGAACGGCGCGCGCGGGATGTTGTGGGCGAGTCAGGTGGCGAGCGGCGCGGAGAACGCGCTGCGTTTGCGAGTGTATGGCACGAAGGCGGGGCTCGCATTCGATCAGGAGCAGCCGAACGAATTGTGGTTCACGCCGCTGGGTGGACTGGCCGAATGCCTGACCCGCGCGCGTGTGAAAAGCGCAATTGCCGCGCATGCGACGCGCGTGCCGGCGGGGCATCCTGAAGGTTATCTGGAAGCGTTCGCGCAGTTGTACAAGGATGCGGCGTTGCAGATCGAAGCGTTGAACGCGGGGCTGGCGGCACCGCCGGAAAGCCGGCTATTGACGACCGTCGACGATGGCGTGGCAGGGCTGCGTTTTATCGATACGGTGTTGAGAAGCAGCGCCGCGGATGGCGCATGGTCGCGGATTGGACCGGCGTGAAGCGCGGCATCAACCGCCTTTGCTTTTCTTGATCTGCGCCTCGAACGCGACATCGAGCTTGCTGGCCTTGCGCGGTTTTTGCGGGCCGAATGCGTCGACGAATTTGACGAAGTCGTCGAGCGTCAGCGGTTCGGACACTTTCTTGTCGGCACCGCTCGATTTGTCGACCAGATAGAACAGTCCGCCGGACAGGCTGATCGCGGCGAAACGCGGATTACCGCTGCGTGTTTTCAGCCGCTCGACGGCGTGGATGGCTCGGGTGGTGCGCATGATGTCGAACCGCGGATTGCGAATGGGAAGAGAACATTACTTTAACAATTTTGCGCGTCGGCAGGTAAGAATGGCCATTGGTGAGATCCTCTCTACCCGGAAGCAGGTATCTGAAAACGGAGGCAGCGCATGTCAGCATTCGTCGATCATCCGGCCACCATGTTTGTCGTGCTTCTCGTCGTCTTCGCGCTTGCCATCGCTTTCGGCGCATCGGTTTTGCGACGCTTTCTGAAGCTCTCCGGCGAAGAGCGCGATGACTTCAATATCGTTCAGACCTCGACCTTGACACTGCTTGCGCTGCTGATCGGTTTTACGTTGTCGATGGCGGTCAACCGCTACGATCAGCGCAAGAATCTGGAAGAAAACGAAGCGAACGCAATCGGCACCGAATATGCACGCGCCGATGTGGTCGACGCTGCCGTCGGCGCGCGGATCAAGACGGAACTGGTTCACTACGCGCAATTGCGGCGCGAACATTTTCAGACGCGGGACCCGGGGGAGCTGGCGCGCGTCGATCGGGCCACGACGCAATCTCAAACCGAACTGTGGCGGCTCGCCACCCAGGTCGCGAAAGACCAGCCGACGCCGATCGGCGCGGCCGTGATGACCGGCATGAACGACGTACTCAACTCGCAGGACTATTCCGAGGCGGCGCTTGAAAACCGCATTCCGCGCGGCGCGTGGGTGCTGATGATCATGATCGCGATGCTGGCCTGCGCGGTGCAGGGTTATGGTGCGAAAGGCCATATTCGCAGGGGGCTGCTCGTCGTTATCCTGCCCGTCACGGTGGCGCTTTCGCTGACGCTCATTGCGGATATCGACAGTCCGCGAGGTGGCTTCATTCTCGTGCAGCCGCAAAATCTGACGAGGTTGCTCAGGTCGTTGGGCACATGATATCGAGCGGCGCAGTTGGGTGTTGCGCTTTGTTCATGCGCATTTTTTGCGCGCTATCGCGCGCTTCGCGTC
Protein-coding regions in this window:
- a CDS encoding substrate-binding domain-containing protein, whose amino-acid sequence is MKQVIRAIGAGMLALGILGTVGAARADDKVTLGVAIPTADHGFTGGIVWWANKAKADLEKAHPDLKVIVKTAAGAPEQANQLQDLVTVNKINALVIFPFESASLTQPVAQVKKKGVYVTVVDRGLTDTSAQDAYVAGDNTAFGKIPAEYLAKALDGKGNIVALRGIPTTLDNERWTAFTGVMKNYPDIKILDAKYANWNRDDAFKVMQDYLTRFKHIDAVWAADDDMAVGVIKAIDQAKRNDIKIVFGGAGSKGMVKNVMDGAPMIKADVSYSPKFIYDAIKLTAEARLKGDKLPATTIIPSVLITKENAQQFYFPDSPF
- a CDS encoding sugar phosphate isomerase/epimerase family protein, yielding MKTIKGPAIFLAQFMGDDVPFDNLAHLAGWAAGLGFKGIQVPCDSRLIDLDKAATSDAYCDELRETADNAGVTITELSTHLQGQLVAVHPAYDTLFDGFAAPQVRGNPAARTQWASEQMKLAAQASQRLGLTTHVSFSGALAWPYLYPWPQRPAGLVEAAFDELARRWSPILDAFDAAGVDVCYELHPGEDLHDGVTFERFLDAVKQHPRANILYDPSHFVLQQLDYLAFIDIYHERIKAFHVKDAEFRPTGKQGVYGGYSGWVERAGRFRSLGDGQIDFGAIFSKMAQFDFPGWAVLEWECALKHPHDGAREGAEFIRRHIIRVAEHAFDDFAGSGVDDAQLKSVLGI
- a CDS encoding bestrophin-like domain, producing MSAFVDHPATMFVVLLVVFALAIAFGASVLRRFLKLSGEERDDFNIVQTSTLTLLALLIGFTLSMAVNRYDQRKNLEENEANAIGTEYARADVVDAAVGARIKTELVHYAQLRREHFQTRDPGELARVDRATTQSQTELWRLATQVAKDQPTPIGAAVMTGMNDVLNSQDYSEAALENRIPRGAWVLMIMIAMLACAVQGYGAKGHIRRGLLVVILPVTVALSLTLIADIDSPRGGFILVQPQNLTRLLRSLGT
- a CDS encoding Gfo/Idh/MocA family protein, with protein sequence MQRRRLRLGMVGGGQGAFIGAVHRIAARLDDCFELVAGALSSDPQRAQASAVEAGIARSYADWREMARAEAARDDGIDAVAIVTPNHLHAPVATAFLEAGIHVICDKPLAVSLAEGEALARLARDKKRLFALTHTYSGYPLVRHARELVERGELGDIRVVQVEYAQDWLAEPVEASGTNRQAGWRTDPALAGPAGCLGDIGTHAYQLAAFVTGTMPDALAAEVHTFVPGRRIDDHVQAMLRYSNGARGMLWASQVASGAENALRLRVYGTKAGLAFDQEQPNELWFTPLGGLAECLTRARVKSAIAAHATRVPAGHPEGYLEAFAQLYKDAALQIEALNAGLAAPPESRLLTTVDDGVAGLRFIDTVLRSSAADGAWSRIGPA